A stretch of Paenibacillus peoriae DNA encodes these proteins:
- a CDS encoding YesL family protein: protein MEFKGAMGGIYRLTEWITRLAATNLLWVLCSSPFVFCLILKLLVMNQNLANESLQMNWAMAVLAPLTLFPATSAMFTVVRKWVMGDTDTGVFRTFFKGYKENYKQSLIGGIFYTLLFVIMYVDYTVYMTQLSNLQIVGVIMLILIIILLVSMFNFFSMVAHYHMSTGQIIKNAVLLTLIRPFRVFSTMLGSAVVIFIGVKYPVLFLFFIGSVVAWFAFFNFYGTFLKMQDQMEKMKQKDEDTASIEDKKSDNL from the coding sequence TTGGAGTTTAAAGGAGCTATGGGTGGTATTTACCGCCTGACCGAGTGGATTACCCGACTGGCGGCTACAAATTTGTTATGGGTGTTATGTTCGTCGCCTTTTGTGTTCTGCCTCATACTGAAATTACTTGTAATGAATCAGAATTTGGCTAATGAATCTTTACAAATGAATTGGGCGATGGCTGTTTTGGCACCGCTTACTTTATTTCCAGCCACATCGGCTATGTTCACGGTGGTTCGCAAATGGGTAATGGGGGATACCGATACAGGCGTGTTTCGTACCTTTTTTAAAGGGTACAAAGAGAACTATAAGCAGAGTCTGATCGGGGGTATCTTTTACACGTTACTGTTTGTCATCATGTATGTGGATTATACCGTATATATGACACAACTCAGCAACTTGCAAATCGTGGGCGTAATTATGCTCATTCTTATCATTATTTTGCTTGTGTCTATGTTTAACTTCTTTTCGATGGTGGCTCATTATCATATGTCTACCGGACAAATTATCAAAAATGCGGTTTTACTGACGCTGATTCGACCATTCCGTGTATTTTCTACCATGCTCGGTAGCGCCGTTGTTATATTTATCGGAGTCAAATATCCTGTGCTTTTCTTATTCTTCATCGGTAGTGTAGTTGCCTGGTTCGCTTTCTTTAATTTTTATGGAACATTCCTTAAAATGCAGGATCAAATGGAAAAGATGAAGCAGAAAGATGAAGATACGGCAAGCATTGAAGACAAGAAAAGTGATAACCTCTAA
- a CDS encoding DUF1499 domain-containing protein, which translates to MSLKRTLVGIVRSQEGTSDRVKDPQMKTRYYNLSRDKAWEEVSSILKKIPGYKVLHEVASVGEITLEKRTAFGRTVDITVSILSVSPVRSAVDIYSASRGSLGDLGANYRIILQLFAVIDKKLSAHKVVQ; encoded by the coding sequence TTGTCGTTGAAGAGGACTCTGGTAGGGATTGTGCGCAGCCAAGAAGGTACAAGCGACCGGGTCAAGGACCCCCAAATGAAGACACGCTATTATAACTTATCGAGAGACAAGGCTTGGGAAGAAGTATCATCTATTCTAAAAAAAATTCCTGGCTACAAGGTTCTTCATGAGGTAGCATCCGTAGGTGAAATTACGTTAGAGAAGCGAACGGCGTTCGGTAGAACCGTCGACATTACCGTTTCCATATTGTCTGTCTCACCAGTTCGGAGTGCGGTGGATATTTATTCTGCTTCACGCGGATCGCTAGGGGACTTGGGCGCGAATTACCGCATCATTTTGCAACTGTTCGCTGTGATTGACAAGAAGCTGTCTGCTCATAAGGTTGTGCAGTGA
- the tpx gene encoding thiol peroxidase encodes MAQERTGAATFKGNALTLLGPELKVGDQAPDFKLQKNLLEAATLQDFAGKVKLISVVPSLDTGVCDAQTRRFNQEADSLGDQVVVLTVSVDLPFAQARWCGAAGIDRVLTLSDYKDHSFGEAYGVFIKEFHLDHRAIFVIDQNDKIAYVEYLSEMSEHPDYDQAIAAVKKLV; translated from the coding sequence ATGGCACAAGAACGTACAGGAGCTGCTACTTTTAAAGGCAATGCTTTGACACTCTTAGGTCCTGAACTGAAGGTTGGAGATCAGGCACCTGATTTCAAATTACAGAAAAACCTGTTAGAAGCAGCTACGCTCCAAGACTTTGCAGGCAAAGTCAAACTGATCAGTGTTGTTCCTTCTTTGGATACAGGTGTGTGTGACGCACAGACTCGACGTTTTAACCAGGAAGCTGATTCCCTTGGGGATCAAGTCGTGGTGCTAACTGTCAGCGTCGATCTGCCTTTCGCTCAAGCTCGTTGGTGCGGTGCTGCCGGTATTGACCGCGTATTAACACTGTCCGACTATAAGGATCATTCCTTTGGCGAAGCTTATGGTGTGTTCATTAAGGAATTCCATTTGGATCATAGAGCTATTTTTGTGATTGATCAAAATGACAAAATTGCTTACGTAGAATACTTGAGCGAAATGTCCGAACACCCTGACTATGACCAAGCGATTGCAGCAGTGAAAAAACTCGTCTAA
- a CDS encoding rhomboid family intramembrane serine protease — protein sequence MIFLRYENWKSYLRFYPVTCLILLINIVMFIVLTVQGGSENSLTLIRYGALINEAPFTDQLWRYVSAMFLHAGFDHLLFNSFAILVFAPPLERLLGSFRYVLLYLVTGIVGNILSIAHYNMVAETTVSVGASGAIYGIYGAFLYVALFQRSLMDDASRKTLYTLLGFGILFSFAVANINWTAHFGGLLSGFFMYGLLIRLTGQRKRH from the coding sequence TTGATTTTTTTACGTTATGAGAACTGGAAAAGTTATTTGCGGTTTTACCCAGTAACCTGTCTGATTTTGCTCATCAATATTGTGATGTTTATTGTACTCACCGTACAGGGTGGATCGGAAAATAGTTTGACGCTGATCCGATATGGAGCTTTGATTAATGAGGCGCCATTCACCGATCAACTGTGGCGATATGTATCAGCCATGTTTTTACATGCAGGGTTTGATCATCTTCTGTTCAATTCCTTTGCCATACTCGTCTTCGCTCCTCCGCTGGAGCGTTTGCTGGGGTCCTTCCGCTATGTGTTATTGTATCTGGTCACGGGTATTGTAGGGAACATACTGTCCATTGCCCATTACAACATGGTGGCGGAAACGACAGTCTCTGTAGGGGCCTCAGGAGCTATTTATGGCATCTATGGGGCGTTTCTGTACGTTGCCTTGTTCCAACGTTCCTTGATGGATGATGCTTCGCGCAAAACGCTGTACACGCTGCTTGGGTTTGGCATTCTGTTTTCTTTTGCTGTAGCGAACATTAATTGGACCGCTCACTTTGGGGGATTACTCAGTGGATTTTTCATGTATGGATTATTAATTAGATTGACTGGCCAGCGCAAACGCCACTAA
- a CDS encoding LysR family transcriptional regulator, whose translation MELRQLQYFMKVAQKEHVTQAAEELHVAQSAVSRQIHQLEEELGVNLFMQKGRNLQLTPVGQLFCKRVETIIKDLERAVLEVHEFLDPEGGEIRIGFPHSLGIHLIPTVVAEFRKRYPNVKFRFKQGMYPSLIRDVLAGEVDLAFVSPFPDRHDHVEGDVVLTEELFAVLPPNHPLATAEHITLSQLKGEKFILFRDGYSLRPIVWQACLEAGFTPDIAFEGEETDTIRGLVAAGMGVSLLPEMALFQTNPLQPARVSIVDPEVTRTIGLIHRRDDKLPLVAKSFRTFLLQYFGLKGSVATPNGSAKADLGQ comes from the coding sequence GTGGAATTACGACAGTTACAATACTTCATGAAGGTAGCGCAAAAAGAACATGTCACTCAGGCAGCCGAGGAGCTACATGTGGCGCAATCTGCGGTAAGTCGGCAAATTCATCAGCTTGAAGAGGAGCTGGGAGTTAATCTTTTTATGCAAAAGGGTCGCAATTTGCAGCTTACGCCAGTGGGACAGCTATTTTGCAAACGGGTTGAGACGATAATAAAAGATCTAGAGCGAGCTGTTTTGGAGGTTCATGAGTTTTTGGATCCTGAGGGGGGCGAAATCCGCATCGGTTTTCCGCACAGTTTGGGGATTCATCTTATTCCTACGGTAGTGGCTGAATTCCGAAAGCGGTATCCCAATGTTAAATTTAGATTTAAACAGGGGATGTATCCGAGTTTAATTCGTGATGTGTTAGCGGGTGAGGTGGACTTGGCTTTTGTATCTCCTTTTCCCGATCGTCATGATCATGTGGAGGGGGATGTGGTGCTGACCGAGGAGTTGTTTGCTGTTCTCCCGCCCAATCATCCTTTAGCCACGGCCGAACATATCACGCTGAGTCAGCTTAAGGGAGAAAAATTTATTCTGTTCAGAGATGGATATTCGTTACGCCCGATTGTCTGGCAGGCTTGTCTGGAGGCAGGATTTACCCCAGATATTGCTTTTGAAGGTGAAGAGACAGATACGATACGCGGATTAGTTGCGGCTGGTATGGGCGTTAGCCTTTTGCCTGAAATGGCGTTGTTTCAGACCAACCCGCTTCAACCTGCAAGAGTGTCAATTGTTGATCCAGAAGTCACGCGAACTATTGGCTTGATTCATCGTAGAGATGATAAACTGCCATTAGTTGCAAAGTCATTCCGAACTTTTTTGTTGCAATATTTTGGTCTTAAAGGTAGTGTTGCTACTCCGAACGGAAGTGCAAAAGCGGATTTAGGACAGTGA
- a CDS encoding zinc metallopeptidase, which translates to MMGMYILIILAFGLSLWAQFRVKGTFNKWSDVPNENGLTGYDAARHMLDRNGLHDVPIEPVPGALSDHYDPMQRVVRLSEPVYYEKSISAVAVACHEVGHAIQHKEHYPMLALRHRIFPIVNFASGIAPFLLIAGFLFSYTNLIGLGIIFFSATVAFQLITLPVEFNASNRAREIMVSEGFIRSDEERGIAKVLNAAALTYVAAALVSLLELIRLIGIFNSRD; encoded by the coding sequence ATGATGGGTATGTATATATTGATTATTCTTGCGTTCGGATTATCCTTATGGGCGCAATTCCGTGTAAAAGGTACTTTTAATAAATGGTCTGATGTCCCAAATGAAAATGGGTTGACCGGTTATGATGCAGCTCGGCATATGCTAGATCGCAATGGTTTGCATGATGTGCCTATTGAACCAGTACCTGGTGCGTTATCTGACCATTATGATCCAATGCAAAGAGTCGTACGGCTGTCCGAGCCCGTTTATTATGAAAAATCCATTTCCGCAGTTGCCGTAGCTTGTCACGAGGTTGGTCATGCCATTCAGCATAAAGAGCATTATCCCATGCTGGCACTCCGTCACCGGATCTTTCCGATCGTAAACTTCGCTTCTGGGATTGCACCGTTTCTGCTGATTGCCGGTTTCTTATTCAGCTACACGAACCTGATTGGCTTGGGTATTATCTTTTTCTCGGCTACTGTTGCTTTTCAATTAATTACATTACCAGTTGAATTTAATGCTTCCAACCGGGCCCGAGAAATTATGGTTTCCGAAGGGTTTATCCGTAGTGATGAAGAACGGGGTATAGCCAAAGTATTAAATGCTGCTGCATTAACTTATGTGGCTGCAGCTCTTGTCTCCTTGTTGGAACTAATCCGCTTAATCGGTATCTTCAACAGCCGGGATTAA
- a CDS encoding MerR family transcriptional regulator, whose product MKLYRIGELAKTAGVSERTIDYYTKLGLITPEERSLKNYRLYNDETLNRLERINQMKQEKYSLEEIRQTLIKWNSVAGEEHVTDKLTSLEMHMQRLEREVNELQPLLGQLKPVQARKLLTGLLPQSAACIEALKYLLEHSSMM is encoded by the coding sequence ATGAAGCTGTATCGAATTGGTGAGCTAGCCAAGACGGCTGGTGTCAGCGAACGAACTATTGATTATTACACAAAGCTTGGTTTGATCACACCTGAAGAACGATCATTGAAAAATTATCGGCTCTATAATGATGAAACCTTAAACAGGCTTGAACGTATTAACCAAATGAAACAAGAGAAGTATAGCCTAGAGGAAATCAGACAAACACTGATTAAATGGAACTCGGTTGCGGGGGAAGAGCACGTCACTGACAAACTAACGAGTCTGGAGATGCACATGCAGCGTCTAGAGCGTGAAGTCAATGAACTACAACCTCTCTTGGGGCAGCTCAAGCCCGTTCAAGCGCGCAAGTTGCTTACTGGTCTACTACCACAAAGCGCCGCTTGTATCGAAGCTCTGAAGTATCTGCTGGAGCATAGTTCTATGATGTAG
- a CDS encoding ammonium transporter, with protein MRKKWLVVLLAMLTVLAFPVGAFAADGPTNIQLQAGLNTAFTFLAFILVFFMQAGFALLEAGSTRMKNAGHVAGKTILTTGVAALSFWALGFGFGFGNDGGNGFMGLTGFFMSGTDAAASFDALSGLDVPITIMFLFHFAFAAVSLSIACGGMAERAKLSVYIIFGILFSIVIYPVVAHWVWGGGWLGKLGMQDYAGSTVVHLTGATAALVATLLLKPRLGKFNKDGKPNIIPGHNQVYSILGVIILWFGWFGFNPGSAVSAMNDGFFGYVALTTNIAAAAGGVFALLVSWMVYGKADIPAMLNGVLAALVAITGSCAFVAPWAALVIGAVAGIVTFFTAQWFERARVDDPVYAFSVHGVAGMWGAVSTGFFATPELVKITGVGQAGLFYGGGFTQLGVQLLGLIGTLAFVFVISFIILGAMKAIMGIRVTEEEETMGLDISEHGTYGYPEQMKLVAEAEKRSGIVN; from the coding sequence ATGAGAAAAAAGTGGTTAGTTGTATTATTGGCCATGCTGACAGTATTAGCTTTTCCGGTAGGTGCGTTTGCTGCTGACGGTCCGACAAATATTCAACTTCAAGCCGGGCTAAACACGGCCTTTACGTTCTTGGCATTTATACTTGTATTTTTTATGCAAGCGGGATTTGCATTGCTGGAGGCAGGCTCGACTCGAATGAAGAATGCGGGTCATGTCGCTGGTAAAACGATTCTCACCACGGGTGTTGCGGCTTTGTCCTTCTGGGCACTTGGATTTGGATTCGGCTTTGGTAATGATGGCGGAAACGGATTTATGGGACTGACGGGTTTCTTCATGAGTGGTACGGATGCGGCTGCATCGTTTGATGCTCTCTCAGGTCTGGATGTTCCGATTACAATTATGTTTTTGTTCCACTTTGCTTTCGCTGCGGTATCACTTTCTATCGCATGTGGGGGGATGGCAGAGCGTGCAAAATTAAGTGTATACATTATTTTCGGTATTTTGTTCTCCATCGTGATTTATCCGGTTGTAGCTCACTGGGTGTGGGGCGGTGGATGGCTTGGTAAGTTGGGGATGCAGGATTATGCCGGTTCGACGGTAGTCCATTTGACAGGCGCTACGGCAGCACTCGTCGCTACCCTGCTGCTCAAACCGCGTCTGGGCAAGTTTAATAAAGATGGCAAGCCGAACATTATCCCTGGTCATAACCAGGTGTACTCTATCTTGGGTGTTATTATTCTCTGGTTTGGTTGGTTTGGGTTTAACCCGGGTAGTGCTGTATCAGCTATGAACGACGGATTCTTTGGATATGTGGCCTTGACTACCAATATTGCTGCTGCGGCAGGTGGGGTTTTCGCTTTGCTCGTATCCTGGATGGTATATGGAAAAGCAGATATTCCTGCTATGCTAAACGGTGTGCTGGCGGCTTTGGTTGCTATTACTGGTTCTTGTGCCTTTGTAGCACCTTGGGCGGCATTGGTCATTGGTGCAGTTGCAGGGATCGTTACTTTCTTCACAGCGCAATGGTTCGAGCGTGCAAGAGTAGACGACCCGGTATATGCTTTCTCCGTGCACGGTGTTGCAGGGATGTGGGGCGCAGTGTCCACAGGGTTCTTCGCTACTCCTGAGCTTGTAAAAATAACTGGTGTAGGTCAAGCGGGTCTGTTCTATGGTGGTGGATTTACCCAATTAGGAGTACAGCTGCTTGGACTGATTGGCACTTTGGCTTTCGTGTTTGTCATTTCCTTCATTATTCTGGGTGCGATGAAAGCGATTATGGGTATTCGCGTTACAGAAGAGGAAGAAACAATGGGATTGGATATCAGTGAACACGGTACGTACGGCTATCCTGAGCAAATGAAGTTGGTTGCTGAGGCTGAAAAGCGTTCTGGAATTGTGAACTAA
- a CDS encoding DUF294 nucleotidyltransferase-like domain-containing protein, which translates to MELQNMAPWVSSAEAIDHADTPESLRRARVDSQKWLLASQASAPLSDWLQTANEMHDRIAARAVQMCEKGMVEDGFGPPPVPYAFIAFGSMGRSESTLWSDQDNGMIISDTISADKELYFREFGRKVSAMLEYLGYPKCEGKVMCSEPLWRQTLSEWQKQLTKWSDDFAWEPIRYLIISSDMRHIAGDERLSANWKRSFYELFRIHPDLPSAVLRNTVRHKATLNILGQVVTERFGEHAGDFDVKYGLYIPLVNAVRFLALQHGVEETSTFKRLSRLASLEAAPLPLLDACERAFRIALQLRMATPVKENDGLLVSNGYLAVKPLKQGKGWHELREALSTVRRLHRALQRQLRFMEGRRS; encoded by the coding sequence ATGGAACTGCAAAATATGGCCCCTTGGGTGAGTTCCGCCGAAGCGATTGATCATGCAGATACACCTGAATCGCTAAGGCGGGCCAGGGTCGACTCTCAAAAATGGTTGCTGGCTTCTCAAGCCTCCGCTCCGTTATCAGACTGGTTACAAACGGCGAATGAAATGCATGACCGCATCGCGGCCAGAGCTGTACAAATGTGCGAAAAAGGGATGGTTGAGGATGGCTTCGGCCCTCCTCCCGTCCCTTACGCATTTATAGCCTTCGGAAGCATGGGGCGCTCGGAATCAACGCTGTGGAGTGACCAGGATAACGGTATGATTATCAGTGACACGATATCTGCCGACAAAGAATTATATTTTAGAGAGTTTGGTCGCAAAGTGTCTGCGATGTTAGAGTATTTGGGATATCCCAAATGTGAGGGGAAAGTAATGTGCTCGGAGCCGTTGTGGCGTCAAACATTATCTGAATGGCAAAAACAGCTAACAAAATGGTCGGACGATTTTGCTTGGGAGCCGATCCGTTATCTGATTATCTCGTCTGATATGAGGCATATCGCTGGAGATGAACGACTATCTGCAAACTGGAAACGAAGTTTTTATGAGTTGTTCCGAATACATCCTGATTTACCCTCGGCGGTACTTAGGAACACGGTGAGGCATAAAGCGACACTTAACATTTTAGGTCAGGTTGTTACCGAGCGCTTCGGTGAGCATGCGGGCGATTTTGATGTGAAATACGGGTTGTACATTCCGCTGGTGAACGCAGTCCGTTTTTTGGCGTTGCAACATGGTGTAGAGGAAACCTCCACCTTCAAAAGGCTCAGTCGTCTCGCATCACTGGAAGCGGCACCGTTGCCTTTACTCGATGCTTGCGAGCGTGCCTTTCGGATTGCGCTTCAGCTACGAATGGCTACACCAGTGAAGGAGAATGATGGATTGCTGGTCAGCAATGGCTACCTGGCTGTAAAGCCGCTGAAACAAGGTAAAGGCTGGCATGAGTTGCGCGAGGCGCTTTCGACGGTACGACGGTTGCATCGTGCGTTGCAAAGGCAGTTGCGATTTATGGAAGGGAGAAGGTCATGA
- a CDS encoding exonuclease domain-containing protein: MKEPAQGSGFWSALRRGGVPSAIASVMGAPTAQQMAFIRSLTREQRRSEVLRTPLDRLETVVFDLETTGFSAQHGDEILSFGAIRVVGDMIMEKEQFYTLVNPRTVIPEYITELTGITREMTDEAPPLMNGLHDFMSFVGGRVLVAHASAHDKAFLNAALWKTSKVQLTHRVLDTMMLAKWLEPQQHQTYSLDELLTYQSIPIEGRHHALEDAKMTAKLWVAYVQEMLKRNVTNLADVYAHLSHA; the protein is encoded by the coding sequence ATGAAGGAACCAGCGCAGGGAAGTGGCTTCTGGAGCGCTCTCCGCAGAGGAGGAGTGCCGTCTGCGATCGCATCTGTAATGGGGGCTCCTACGGCTCAACAGATGGCGTTTATTCGCTCCTTAACCCGGGAGCAACGGCGCTCTGAAGTATTGCGGACCCCGCTGGATCGTTTGGAGACGGTAGTTTTTGATCTGGAGACAACGGGATTTTCAGCACAGCATGGAGATGAGATTTTATCGTTCGGGGCGATTCGGGTTGTCGGGGACATGATTATGGAAAAAGAGCAGTTTTATACGCTTGTTAATCCACGGACTGTGATTCCTGAGTACATTACCGAACTAACTGGGATTACCCGGGAAATGACGGATGAAGCTCCACCACTTATGAATGGACTGCACGACTTTATGTCCTTTGTAGGTGGGCGAGTACTTGTAGCACATGCTAGCGCTCATGATAAGGCCTTTTTGAATGCTGCGTTATGGAAAACATCTAAAGTTCAATTGACTCATCGTGTTCTGGATACGATGATGCTTGCCAAATGGCTTGAGCCACAGCAACATCAAACCTACAGTTTGGATGAATTGTTGACCTATCAATCCATTCCGATTGAAGGGCGGCACCATGCGTTAGAGGATGCGAAAATGACGGCTAAGCTGTGGGTTGCTTATGTTCAGGAAATGTTGAAGCGTAATGTGACCAATTTGGCAGATGTCTACGCGCATTTAAGTCATGCCTGA
- a CDS encoding TlpA family protein disulfide reductase translates to MKKILFIRAMVILVVVGASWGVIANTTYAATLSMKNAPLKEGNGREKLEAKKEVEAETHAVEVLKKLKPGQRLPSMILKGLNGKTYDVGAPRNKALVISFWASWCDPCRLEAPMLNELYSKYKDDVDVYGINVTRYDRLEDVQKFSRSLDLQFPILLDEQGALFERVGGVAFPTHVMVDPHGQVSEIIIGMLSEQELERKIETLQKKKVSLGAE, encoded by the coding sequence GTGAAAAAAATTCTTTTCATCAGAGCGATGGTTATACTGGTTGTGGTTGGGGCTTCATGGGGAGTTATTGCAAACACAACTTATGCAGCAACCCTGTCCATGAAAAATGCACCCTTAAAAGAGGGGAATGGTAGAGAAAAACTTGAAGCTAAGAAAGAGGTAGAGGCTGAAACACATGCGGTAGAGGTATTGAAAAAGCTAAAGCCTGGTCAACGGCTTCCTTCTATGATTTTAAAGGGGTTAAACGGCAAGACCTACGATGTAGGGGCCCCGCGCAATAAGGCTTTGGTTATTAGCTTTTGGGCTTCATGGTGCGATCCGTGCCGATTAGAAGCGCCTATGCTGAATGAGTTGTATAGTAAGTACAAAGATGATGTAGATGTGTATGGTATCAATGTAACTCGTTATGATCGACTGGAGGATGTACAGAAGTTTTCCCGCTCTTTGGATCTCCAGTTTCCCATTTTACTTGATGAGCAAGGAGCATTGTTTGAACGAGTTGGAGGGGTGGCTTTTCCAACTCATGTAATGGTTGATCCTCATGGACAGGTCAGCGAAATCATCATCGGCATGCTCAGTGAGCAGGAGTTGGAACGCAAAATAGAAACTCTTCAAAAAAAGAAGGTGTCTTTGGGAGCCGAGTAG
- the cimA gene encoding citramalate synthase — protein sequence MSTAISIFDTTLRDGTQGEGISLSADDKLKIAKKLDDLGVHYIEGGIPGSNSKDIEFFKRVQELGLRAKIVAFGSTRRKDSIAAQDVNLQRILESGAQAATLVGKSWDFHVHTALQTTLEENLSMIYDSIAFLKQGGMEVIFDAEHFFDGYKNNPEYAMAVMKKAEEAGADWLVMCDTNGGTLPHEIQDIVTMLQSQITRSQLGIHTHNDCELAVANSLSAVQAGARQVQGTINGYGERCGNANLCSVIPNLQLKLGYDCLDTEKLSQLHNTARFVSEVANVNMPVNQPYVGNAAFAHKGGIHVSAILRDSRTYEHIAPELVGNKQRVLVSELAGQSNVVSKAQELGITLDPSSDEARGVISRIKELEHQGYQFEGADASLELLIREAGGEVKEMFSFESFKVLVEKTAGRPVVSEAFLKLNVAGTSVYTAAEGNGPVNALDNALRKALSQYFPALRDMHLADYKVRVLDEKDATAAKVRVLIESKNYEDVWSNVGVSENVIEASWEALLDSFRYALLEAPTPTNDQSELTHHGLVNH from the coding sequence ATGTCCACCGCTATTTCTATCTTTGACACAACGCTGCGAGACGGCACTCAAGGAGAAGGAATTAGCTTGTCTGCTGATGACAAATTGAAAATCGCCAAAAAACTCGATGATCTCGGTGTTCATTATATTGAAGGCGGGATTCCCGGAAGCAACAGCAAGGATATCGAATTTTTCAAACGGGTACAAGAACTGGGCCTTCGGGCAAAGATTGTAGCCTTCGGCAGCACGCGCCGCAAAGATAGCATCGCAGCACAGGATGTCAATCTGCAACGAATTCTGGAATCCGGCGCTCAGGCTGCTACACTTGTGGGTAAATCATGGGATTTTCATGTACACACTGCCTTACAGACGACACTGGAGGAAAATCTGTCTATGATTTACGACTCCATCGCCTTTTTAAAGCAAGGGGGCATGGAGGTTATTTTTGATGCCGAGCATTTTTTTGACGGATATAAAAACAATCCGGAGTATGCAATGGCCGTTATGAAAAAAGCTGAAGAAGCAGGCGCGGATTGGCTCGTGATGTGCGATACAAACGGCGGTACCCTGCCGCATGAGATTCAGGACATTGTCACTATGCTGCAAAGCCAGATAACGAGGTCACAGTTGGGTATTCATACACACAATGACTGCGAGTTGGCAGTAGCGAACTCTCTAAGTGCTGTACAAGCAGGCGCAAGGCAGGTTCAGGGTACTATTAACGGGTACGGTGAACGGTGTGGTAACGCTAACCTGTGCTCCGTCATTCCTAATTTGCAGCTCAAGCTGGGTTACGACTGTCTAGATACCGAGAAGTTAAGTCAACTCCACAATACAGCCCGCTTTGTGAGTGAAGTCGCCAACGTCAATATGCCTGTGAACCAGCCTTATGTTGGCAATGCAGCTTTTGCCCATAAGGGGGGCATTCATGTGTCAGCCATTCTGCGCGACTCGCGAACTTATGAGCACATCGCTCCTGAACTTGTGGGGAACAAGCAGCGGGTCTTGGTCTCCGAACTGGCCGGGCAAAGCAACGTGGTATCCAAAGCGCAAGAGCTGGGCATCACCCTTGACCCATCCAGTGATGAGGCACGTGGCGTAATTAGCCGCATCAAGGAACTGGAGCATCAGGGATACCAGTTTGAAGGCGCGGACGCTTCGCTGGAACTGCTCATTCGTGAAGCAGGTGGTGAAGTGAAGGAAATGTTCTCTTTTGAATCCTTCAAAGTGCTGGTAGAGAAAACAGCCGGCCGCCCGGTCGTATCCGAGGCATTCTTGAAACTGAATGTCGCAGGGACGAGTGTCTATACTGCAGCTGAAGGCAACGGTCCTGTCAACGCGCTCGATAACGCACTCCGCAAGGCTCTTTCTCAATATTTCCCTGCTTTGCGGGACATGCATTTGGCCGACTACAAGGTACGTGTGCTTGACGAAAAGGATGCCACCGCCGCCAAGGTACGTGTGCTCATTGAGTCTAAAAATTACGAGGACGTCTGGAGTAACGTAGGCGTATCCGAAAATGTAATTGAAGCCAGCTGGGAAGCTCTCTTGGACAGCTTCCGTTACGCATTGTTGGAAGCACCAACTCCAACAAACGATCAGTCAGAGCTTACTCATCATGGATTAGTTAATCATTAA